The genomic segment tcccataatataagtcATTTTTGCAAGCTATGTTAgcttgcaaaaacgtcttatagGAGGAAGTACTTTATTACCTGAGCAATACTAGCTTGCCTGTAATTTTAAGGTGCTCTCACATTCTAATTTTGCTCTCTCTAGAGGGAGCTTCTTCTGGGAGGTGGAGAAGAGTCCACTATTCGGAGGCGTAATCTCCAGTAAGTTGATCAAATAAGGTCTTTGTATTGTTGGTATATTTTTGAAATATTTGAGACGTTAGCTGTAGAATGTGTTTGATGATCTGTTCAGTTTCACGGGAATTTATAGCAAGTGTAGAATTCGTGAAGGCCTGCAAAGGCTGTGGATTTTCAGTTCTGACGGAACAGGTCTACTTTCGTCACTCGGACTATTGAGAAAGTCTATTTAACTCCTTGAATTATGGAACTGGTTATTTAACTCTCTCAGATGGCCATTAGTGGTTTGGATTAGTGGTTCTGCTGACATGGAGGGGGGTTTGCCACACTGGCAACTTATATGATGGAATATTTGTCATGGTGACATCCAGTCAATAATCAGCAGCAAATAAAAAAATGtacctcttctcttcttctccttcatCCTATTCTGTTCACTTGCCCGCCCCATCGCCGGCAGAACTCCCATGAATGTCATGCTCAGTTAAACTGCAGGGAGCAACAGTAACTGTATGAGAAAACTCAAGATTTTGGTAGGATTTATGCCGCCCCAAGCACATGTCTTGCCTAGAAGAATGCAGATATACTATTCCATTTTATTGAGAAATTCTGTAATTGATGACATCTTTTTTGAAGGTGGATACGTCAGTTAACCATGATAAATGACGGAGAATCTGAAGTAACTGAATCCAAACAAGAATTATTGAAATAGGCACATGCTAAAAAAGAACATATATAAAATGGTAAAATACACAAATTTGCCAATGACTCCTGTGCTTGAGGAAGAGCTTGGCTGCTAAAGGGATCAACAAGCTTGTTCGCAAAGTAGGCGCAACCAGACAGGTGTGATGGTTGGCTTCTACAGTGAGTGTTGCAAGGTTGGAAGTTGGAGTCATTGAGACAGTCGGTGTGCATAGGGTGTGACAGGCAGCTGGCATGTTGGGAATGTGTCGacatagcagcagcagcagccacTGCCACGCATAGTTAATCAATCATGATCTCACCTCCTTTCTATGCAGACAGTGTGGTACTCACTGGGGATGCTTGGAGATTGGCAGTGATGTGTGCAGTGATGGAGGGTTATATCCCTATGGGTGACTGGCATGGTGATGTTCACCACCATATGGAGAGAACATGGATAAAGATAACTTTCCTTGAACTATGAAATGTGGTCAAGAAATTAGAAATCGTTGTGTTGATGTAACTCATTTATATGACCTCAAAATGTTGCACCAATTAAAGAATCGCCTGCTATATTTGTTATTTCATTCTGTAATTTCTGTTTATACAATGAACATGAACCTTCTAAATGATGTAGGACAAAGGCTGGGATGACATCCGCTGCAGAAAGTATTACTGAGAGCCTCCGTAGGTCTCGGCAGTTGATGGTTCAGGTTAGCACGCCTCCGTAGGAGTATCTCATATGCTAATGATTTTCTGGTCGTAAGTTCAGAAGTAATTTATTACAGATGTTTTGACAGGAAGTGGAAAGAAGTGCTAATACCTTGTCAACTTTTGGTAAGTTTTCCTGTGATTAAGCCTGTGCCCGATGCTCGCTTGTAAGGATCTGTACATTTAAGCATGTGAGGAACCTGATGATAATTACTCACTCACTCATCCTGAGAAAGGATCTTGGCTATGAACAGAAATGGATCACTAGCTTGTGCAGCAAATTGAATGAAACTTTCGTCCGAAGTAAACATTTAAGTCTGGTGTTCATTTATTGTTATGGAAAACTTGGAGTACTAAGGAACCATGGCAGTCATGTGCTTCAAGTTTTCCTTATGAATAACTAATCCTTTTCTGCCATTTTAACACATTTCCAGACCTATCAAGGTCAAGTTGCTAGCTAATTTAATCTTTTTATGCAGATGAATCGACAAGTGTTCTCCGAAAGGCTGAAGGTGAGTATCAAGGGCGCCGCTCTTTGCTGATGCGCACCCGTGGTATGCTCTCCACGATGCAACTACAAGATGTTCTCGATAGGTATGTAGCATCAATCTTTTGTAGAACTCAGAACCAACCTTATTACCAGTCGTTTACAATGTGGTCGTACAGTCTTCGTTCTGGCCTTTTATAGTCAAACAAAAAGAAGTGGAACAAATGGGTTTAACTCCTGTCGCGCTAAGCATTTGGCTTCCATCTGCAGGACAAGTTTCTGCTTTTGTAACAACAATACTGCCTGGGCCATGCCAGTTTCTAACTATTATCTGTTCCAGGATCATCCTGACCATTGGGTTCCTCGTGTTCTCCTTGGCGGTTCTCTATGTTGTCTCAAGACGTATTGGCCTGTTGACACTGCAAAGGAAGCTGGCTGATGCTATCAGATCAGGCTCAGTATCAGCTGGAGACATCTTGGCTAAAGTGCAGGAGGGACCTGCCCCAACAAATGCTCCTTATGATGAACTGTGATTTTACTTCCATCCATTGTTTATACATGAGCTTACATCCAGAGGCAAGCTTACCTTTAAGAGTTCTTATTTCTTATTAGTACATGTTGTCTAAAGTAACGTTTGCCCAAAAAGGCTATACTGGTGCATTACAGATGTTTTGACAGGAAGCGGAAAGAAGTGCTAATACCTTGTCAACTTTTGGTAAGTTTTCCTGTGATTAAGCCTGTGCCCGATGCTCGCTTGTAAGGATCTGTACATTTAAGCGTGTGAGGAACCTGATGATAATTACTCACTCACTCATCCTGAGAAAGGATCTTGGCTATGAACAGAAATGGATCACTAGCTTGTGCAGCAAATTGAATGAAACTTTCGTCCGAAGTAAACATTTAAGTCTGGTGTTCATTTATTGTTATGGAAAACTTGGAGTACTAAGGAACCATGGCAGTCATGTGCTTCAAGTTTTCCTTATGAATAACTAATCCTTTTCTGCCATTTTAACACATTTCCAGACCTATCAAGGTCAAGTTGCTAGCTAATTTAATCTTTTTATGCAGATGAATCGACAAGTGTTCTCCGAAAGGCTGAAGGTGAGTATCAAGGGCGCCGCTCTTTGCTGATGCGCACCCGTGGTATGCTCTCCACGATGCAACTACAAGATGTTCTCGATAGGTATGTAGCATCAATCTTTTGTAGAACTCAGAACCAACCTTATTACCAGTCGTTTACAATGTGGTCGTACAGTCTTCGTTCTGGCCTTTTATAGTCAAACAAAAAGAAGTGGAACAAATGGGTTTAACTCCTGTCGCGCTAAGCATTTGGCTTCCATCTGCAGGACAAGTTTCTGCTTTTGTAACAACAATACTGCCTGGGCCATGCCAGTTTCTAACTATTATCTGTTCCAGGATCATCCTGACCATTGGGTTCCTCGTGTTCTCCTTGGCGGTTCTCTATGTTGTCTCAAGACGTATTGGCCTGTTGACACTGCAAAGGAAGCTGGCTGATGCTATCAGATCAGGCTCAGTATCAGCTGGAGACATCTTGGCTAAAGTGCAGGAGGGACCTGCCCCAACAAATGCTCCTTATGATGAACTGTGATTTTACTTCCATCCATTGTTTATACATGAGCTTACATCCAGAGGCAAGCTTACCTTTAAGAGTTCTTATTTCTTATTAGTACATGTTGTCTAAAGTAACGTTTGCCCAAAAAGGCTATACTGGTGCTTTAACCTGTTATTAGACTTGAGTTGAAATCGGAGTATGCTTTATGTTGCTTCCATCAAGCCTCAAAACTCTGTACAGTTATAATgcattctctctctctctatctatctacATTACCTTGGGAGTATTAGTATTATGGGAAAGGAAAACGTTTCGAGCCAGCGGACCGGCTGAAGCTTGCGCCGGTCGCCTGCGTGCCTGCTACACACGCGCACTTCCTACGGGCCCGATGCACCGTTTCACCACGCGCGACCACTGCTGCCTTATCTATCCTCTTTGTTTTCGTcaccactctctctctctccctccctctctctctacaTTACCTTGGGAGTATTAGTATTATGGGAAAGGAACTCTCTCTCTCcctttctccctctctctctacaTTACCTTGGGAGTattttttttgagcatcagtacagacacaagcgctcatatacacgcacatacacactagtgcagaaccgggcaatagcaccggttcgtaaggccctttagtgccggtttggtaaccgacgctaaaatgtaggcactaaaggccccccctttagtaccggttggggtcaccaaccggtattaaaatgttgggggttttgggtttatgatttctttttcatttaattttgtgttttccatttaattctttttcgtttgctggtattttacgatactacatattgtacacgttatgcatatatataaatagaacttctagtagaaccgatcattttatatatatatatcatcgaatatctcacacaaccaccattaattaattcacacatatatacacacatgtatatatatacaatttctcctaattggtgccttcggagccagtggcattagcctagctaattggtgtcttcggagcacgataacaattggaagtggttcatgggggcggtagcgggtaatagtattctcctttgggatttatgacctggtcgagcaacaaatcccgctatttcctcttgaattgcttctatgcggtcctgtgctaggagcttgtcccgcacctctttgaactgttaagaaggagatcaatatgcatgtgtattagttgtgtgactagatatcgataatggtgtaaaaattgtgaatagtatTCTGACAATCGATAttgtacccactcctgtctttgagatttgctcctttcggacgccatcatgcgaatgttctcgcaaacgtagtatgcacatagatcattccccggcgcctgcttcagggcctttacgagaatggaatttgatcagataataattaatcaagcatgataattaaagagatggcagctagctagtactacttaattacttacttTGGGTCGCTATCATTTCAGCTTTTGTTTCCATGCgcctggagtggccctgatgaactttgcccaagccctgccccgccgacaaagaaaatgaataaatgagttattaaatagttgttatcaggaaataacgaactaattaaataggccgagatatagttaataatgattgaaattacctgttgactatccccttcacgatggtgtagtcacttgctttcttaagtagcgAGTCTAGTAAATTATATTGAGACTTCAAGATCGCCAAACGACCACTAATACTGCCAAAACGAGCCGCCGACGTGCCGCTGTCGCCACTCCTTTATcggagccggcttgaccttgTCAATGACAGCCGGGaagtcttcgtgcatgtgcccctAAGGATCAGCGCCCTAAAGCCGCAATCGTCACCATTAAACCCTTGCATAGATCTGAAGCACCTGACATCAAGTCTCGCCACATGACGAGAAACCCTAACCTCACTGCGCCAAGTAGATCGCAGTAATCTACACTGGAGCTTCTCGACTACGTCCAGACGGACGAACTCGACGAGGATCAGAGCCCGAAAGACAAACTTAAAAAAGAAGCATCGCCATCCGCCCGAGCGCCGCACCCGCGAGACTAAAAACCCTAACCTAAACTACTAATCAGAGCGAATGCACCGGGATTCCCCTTCCCGCCACTGACTGCCGGAGAGGCAGGCAGAGGGGAGGCGAACCCACGGGCTCGCCGGTGAAGTCTGGAGGGGAGAGTTTACCCTAGCCGCCTAGAATTAGAGGAGGAAGACGAGAGAAAGTATATCTAAGAATGTTTAACATGTGAATGTTGGCATTGTTGTGAGCTGTCGAAGGAAAGCTCCATTTTCTCGCATGTGTCCCTTGTCTCCGGTAGCCACTTCGCCATCATGACGGAGGGGCAGATGGAGAGGTGGGAAGGGACCAAAAATCATGGCCAAGGTTGCACATATCGACGAATCTGCAATGTTCCcatagatggatggatggatggatggatctAGATTCGGTAGGTTATCATCTGACGCTTCGCCTTATCAAGGAAGTGGTGAGAACGAGCGTAAGATCGAATTTCAGTTGGGCAGTGGTTTTCATGTTTCACTCTTTTGTGTTTTCGATCTTCTTCCTGGATAATACAACGACAAAGTTATCATTCAACAGTTTGTCTTGCAAGGATGTGTCCCGGGCAAGGTTGTCACAATGCCTCCAACAGTCTTAGGTTTCTTACTGATGGCGGCTCATGGAGATTTTCAAGATATGTGGGTTTAGCCTAAATTATGTAGGTTTGGTCGTTTATAGCCATTTCATTGAAGGCTCGAGGAAAAGTCAAGCTGCAAAAATCGAGACAATGGCATCGACTTCAAAGAACTCCGATTTTTCTATTGAGAAAAGACACTCAAAGGAGCATTTTATATTGTTAGTTATCAAGTAAAACCATAGCAAATATAAGTTAAAAATAATAAAATGACCAAAATGGTATAAAATCTATCAGAGTGAGTATTATCATAAAGTAGTATCATATTGTCATTCATTAATTCATTTGTAAAATCCTCAAAAAAAGTTATGACTAGGATTTATTTCTTAAAATATTTTACTGCTTGATGGGTTATGATATTGTATCATAATATGATGCTAGAACTCTCTCACACATCATATTTTTTTGCTTAGGCGGCAATATAGGCTACCCTTATAATAGTGCCAGTGTGAGAGGTCTAGCACGGTTTCGTATGCAACTCCTAATATTTGGCTCTTAGCACCATTTCATATGCAAAATGCTAAGGTTGCATAGAAATTAAAGAAAAACGAGAGACGAGTTTTATGTTAGTGGAGATACAACTCTTACATGTTCCCCGACACAATGAATTTAATTTCTTTGATCCGGTGTTGTCTTTTACTTTTTTGGAAAGGAGGATaactctgatacgtctccaacgcatctataattttttattgttaaatgctattatattatcactTTTGTatactttttatattatttttcgaATACTTATTAATttagtgcccagtgtcagttcctattttttgcttgtttctGGTTTCGCAGAAAAAACCATATCTAGGGAGGTCCAAACACGATGGAATTTTATGATGGTTTTTTATGGAAAATAAGATACCCTAGAAGCTTCGGAAGAAGACTAGAAGATGGACGAGGGGACCACAAGCCCAGGGGCATGGCCTACCCCCTTGTTGCGCCACCCAGGCTTGTGGAGCCCATGCTGCTCTGTTTGACATAATTCCTAGCCTATAAATTCTCGATGTTCCCGAAACTCTCAAAGAGACAGACGAGAAATTTTTATCACCGACGCAACCCTCTGTTCCGAAGCGATCCCGTCTGGAgcttgttccggagctctgccggagggggaaaccattgGGGTGCCATCTTCATCAATCTTGCTGCCTccatgatgatgtgtgagtagttccttCAGGACATACAGGTCCAtatagtagctagatggctccccccctctctctcttggATCTTCAGTACAATGATCTCCTCTGAGATCAATCCGGTATAATTCTTATTGTGTGTTTGTTGGGGTTCGATAATTTATGTATTTATGATCAGATTGTTCATTCAATATAATTGAATCTTTTGAAATTTCTTTGTTGTATGATTGAGTATCTATGTATGCTTTTCGAGTTATTTGTCTTCTCTGGCAAAGATAGATGGGTAATTCTTTAGAGGGAGTGGTGCATAGTAGTGGGTTCATCCTCACGATAATCTTTATGCCAGTGACAGAATGCGGAGAAGGCACGTGATGtgtgctactaaggataaaacgatggggatTGACCTTATTGCTAGGTTTCTTTCTgcctacatcatgtcatattgcttatTGCGTTACTTTGTTTCTTGCAAACTTAATACTTTGAGATGCATGCAAGATAGCGGTCTTGgggtggagtaataatagtagacgTCAGTAAGTTTAatggtctacttgtcatggacgtgatgcctatacaaGATTATGCCATGAATGATCATAGTTATGAATGTTGCTTATCTGTCAATTGCGAACAATAATTGTTTACCATGCCATTACCTGCTTTCAAGAGAAATCACTAGTGAACCTATGGGCCCTGGGTCtattgctacttcttgagcttgcattggtttttcccttgaagaggaaagggtgatgcagcaaagtagagataagtatttcccttagtttgagaaccaaagtatcaatccagtaggaggaacaCACAAGTCACCAATGGTTGCACCTACACACAaaaaatacttgcacccaacacgataaaggggttgtcaatcccttcacggttacttgcaaggatgagatttgatagagataggtataaaagataaataaaagtgcaaaataaagtaaaggtaaataaattgcagcaaggtatttttgggtttttggttttatagatctaaaaataatatgataaaaagatagacccgggggccatagttttcactagaggcttctctctcgaaagaatgcatacggtgggtaaagaaattactgttgagcaattgatagaaaagcgcaaagtcacgatgatatctaaggcaatgatcatgaatataggcaccacgtccctcacaagtagaccgactcctgcctgcatctactactattactccacacatcgaccgctatccaacatgcatctagtgtattaagttaacaagaacgaagtaacgccttaagcaagatggcatgatgtagagggatagatctagtcaatatgaataaaccccacctttttatccttaatggcaacaatacaaatacccCGCTACCCTTTCTGGGAGtgaggacactgcaagattgaacccattacaaagcacctcttccgttgcaagaaaaatcaacctagttagccaaaccaaatcaatatatcaaagagaaatacaaatctatcttaatcatgcataaaagagtcagagaagactcaaataatattcatggataatctgatcataaatccacaattcattagatctcaacaaacgcaccgccaaagaagattacatcgaatagatctccaagaacatcgaggagaacattgtattgaagatcaaagagagagaagaagccatctagctactagctatggacccgtaggtctgtggtaaactactcacacatcatcggaagggtaGCAAGGTtggtgtagaagccctccgtgatcgaatccccctccggtggagtaccagaaaaggccccaagatgggatctcacaagGACAGAAGCTTGCAGCGACTGAAAAGTATCAGTATAAGGGGAATATTTGGTATTTATAGAGTTGAGATTAGGATTAGAGGGGCCTGGGGGCCCACAAGATCAtagggcgccccctagggcgcgcctggTGAGCTTGTGGCTCACTTGTGGCCCTTCTGGCCTCCTCCTGAAGgttcctgggtgtcttctggtcctaaaaaatcctcaaaaagttttgttctatttggacttcatttggtattgattttctgtaaaggcaaaaacagcaactagcactagcactaggttaataagttagacCCCAAAacaatgatataaaatagcataataatgcatataaaacatccaagatggataatataatagcatggaacaataaaaaattatagatacgttggagatgtatcatctATTCTCCATTATTATTTGCGTCGCTCTATTGCTCTCTTTACTATTTTGATGTTGTTGTTATCACCATCTATCATTATTTTCTTTTAACTTGTAACTATCAATACTAGGCGATTGATAACCCCCTTGCCAAGTTGGGTGGAAGCATTTGTTTTGTTTGTATGCAGTGCCGCTTATCTTGTTAGCTTGTAgactcctactagttcgataaatcttggttcttaaCTAACGGAAATACTTTCTGTTGGTAGGCTACATCACCCTTCCTCTTTAGAGAAATCCAACAACTCCTACATGATTAGCAAACCGTTGGCCTCTGCATCAAGCGATGCACACAACCATTTTATTATATTCAATAGAATCGAGCAAAAATAAATACAtggatcaacccaaagccacctTCTTGGCAACCATAGTCGCTACACCTACAAGCTTGA from the Triticum urartu cultivar G1812 unplaced genomic scaffold, Tu2.1 TuUngrouped_contig_4450, whole genome shotgun sequence genome contains:
- the LOC125527838 gene encoding uncharacterized protein LOC125527838 isoform X1 codes for the protein MDEVTQAVENLKSEWSQAVAQLEVCIAAIEFCGKMGKGTEEAMSLPRLNGSAQDALQLLNALQCRLDLLAEQLPTFEEVQSGQATLGSWKEQYQRLRATLRSANLQAKVNIGKAAQEERELLLGGGEESTIRRRNLQTKAGMTSAAESITESLRRSRQLMVQEVERSANTLSTFDESTSVLRKAEGEYQGRRSLLMRTRGMLSTMQLQDVLDRIILTIGFLVFSLAVLYVVSRRIGLLTLQRKLADAIRSGSVSAGDILAKVQEGPAPTNAPYDEL
- the LOC125527838 gene encoding uncharacterized protein LOC125527838 isoform X2, yielding MDEVTQAVENLKSEWSQAVAQLEVCIAAIEFCGKMGKGTEEAMSLPRLNGSAQDALQLLNALQCRLDLLAEQLPTFEEVQSGQATLGSWKEQYQRLRATLRSANLQAKVNIGKAAQEERELLLGGGEESTIRRRNLQTKAGMTSAAESITESLRRSRQLMVQEAERSANTLSTFDESTSVLRKAEGEYQGRRSLLMRTRGMLSTMQLQDVLDRIILTIGFLVFSLAVLYVVSRRIGLLTLQRKLADAIRSGSVSAGDILAKVQEGPAPTNAPYDEL